AAAAGATACAGCTACGGATGTAGTTAAGTATATTATTTACGCCGTTATTGGCACAGGCACGCTTGGAATTGCCTGCAACAATCTGATTGCGATGACACCGCTTATGCAGGTATCATCTGGCTATCAGGAGACGAACCAGGCATTTTTTGGCGGCGGAATGGTATTTGAAATCATAGGTTCCGGTCTTTTGATTCCGATTGCCGAGGAGATGCTTTTCCGTGGAATTGTGTTCAAACGCCTTAGAATCTGGGCAGGGGAGAGGATTGCAATCGCAGGATCAGCCTTGTTTTTTGCCCTGATTCATGTGAATCTGGTACAGTTTCTTTATGCTGGTATCTTAGGAATTTTTCTGGCACTTTTGCTGGAAAAGTCAGGAAAGCTCTACATCCCGGTTTTGGGTCATATAACGGCAAATCTGATTGCGATTGCACGTGCAGAGACAGGATGGCTTTCTTTTGCTTATCAGATAACGCCGGCAGGGATTGGAGTGACGGTGGGATGTCTGCTGGTGGCAGGCTGCATTGTCTGGGTGTTGACGAGAGAAAGATAAATTATTTTAGATAAAATGTACATTGTTCCTTTCAGAATCGGATGATATAATAATCTTGGGAGAGTGGAAGGAGCCTGAATGGCAAAAAATATGAGGAGTTGAATTTTACAGACGATTTCATGTTTTGTAAAGTTCTGACGAACAATCCACAGTTGTGTCACGAATTACTGGAACTTATAATCGGAAAAAAGGTTGGAAAGTTTCTAATGTTGGATAAACAAAAACCGATTGAGATTACAGCAGATGGAAAAGGAATTCGATTCGACGTGTACAGCGAGGATGACCAAAATGTTGTTTATGACTGTGAGATGCAGGCGGCAGACAATACGAATCTGCCGAAAAGAACGAGATATTATCAAGGAATGGTGGATTTGAATCTGATTGAGCGTGGGGCGGATTACAGTGAACTAAAAAAGAGCTATCTTATTTTCATTTGTCCCTTTGATGCGTTTGGACAGGGATTGCACAAGTACACATTTAAAAACTATTGTGAAGAGTTGCCAAGGCTTGCACTAGGGGATGAATCTACAAAAATTTTTCTGTGTGCAGAAGGAAACACAGATGATGTTTCCTTAGAAATGAGAGAATTTTTGAATTGGATGACAAGTGGACAAAAGGGAAACATTAATCTTGTTAAGAATCTGGAACAGGCGGTACAAAAAGCCAGAAATCATGAGGAATGGAGGACTGAGTATATGACATTACTTATGAGAGACAATAAAATGCGGGAAGAAGGTCGCAGCCTAGGGCGAGAAGAAGGTCGTGAGGAAGAAATTTTCCTGAGTGTACAGGAGGGAGACTACGGAATACGACGAGGCGCGGAAAAGCTGGGAATTACAGAGCAGGAATTCATCAAACGGATGAAAGCGGCTGGGTATCAAGTTACAGAGACAATATAATTAAGGACAGAAAAGTAAGTTTTATTCTAAAAAGCGAGGGAAAAGCCGAGTAATTGTATGACATGGTTTTTCTCTCGCTTTTGGTTTTATAAAGTAAAGCGTTTCGAGCAGTGCTGATAAGAAGGAAAAGTAGTTATATTTTGACACACAATTTAGACACAATTTAGGAAAGAGAGGGCAAAAAGCCCTCTCTTTCTTATTTTTTTACATTAATCTGATAGAGCGAATTGTGCGTATGAGTATAAAATGTAAAACACAATTTACAATAAAGACAGAAAATAATATGACAATATATGAATTCACAAACTATCAGACAATAACAATGAAAAACAATGTTTACAAGGAAACAAAAAAGTTGTATATTGATATCAACAGAAAATGGTTCTGGATTTAGACAGAGGATAGGAAAGGAAGTAAGTATGAAGGAACAGTTTAACGAGAGCAACGCAGTTGCGAAGGGATTGTATGATCCGTCTTTTGAGCATGATAACTGTGGTATTGGTTCTGTTGTCAACATCAAGGGAATCAAGACGCATGCCACAGTAGAGAATGCATTGAAGATTGTAGAAAACTTGAAGCACAGAGCAGGTAAGGACGCAGAAGGAAAAACAGGTGATGGTGTTGGTATCCTGTTACAGATTTCCCATAAGTTTTTTACAAAGGCTGTAAAACCACTTGGAATTGAACTTGGTGGAGAACGTGACTATGGTATTGGTATGTTTTTCTTCCCACAGGATGAGTTGAAACGCAATCAGGCAAAGAAAATGTTTGAAGTCATTGTGGCAAAAGAAGGTATGGAATTCCTTGGATGGAGAGAAGTGCCAAACGATCCTGGAAAATTAGGTCAGAAAGCCGTTGACTGTATGCCATATATCATGCAGGGTTTTGTAAAACGTCCGGCAGACGTTGCCAAGGGACTCGATTTTGACCGTAAATTGTATGTCGCAAGACGTGTTTTTGAACAGTCTAATGATGATACTTATGTTGTTTCATTATCAAGCAGAACAATTGTATACAAGGGTATGTTCTTAGTAGAGCAGTTAAGACAGTTCTTCCTGGATTTACAGGATAAGGATTATGAATCCGCAATTGCAACGGTTCACTCCCGTTTCTCAACAAACACAAATCCAAGCTGGGAACGTGCGCATCCAAACAGATTTATCGTACATAACGGTGAGATTAATACCATCAAGGGTAATGCCGACAAGATGCTAGCACGTGAGGAGACGATGGAATCCGAGCATTTACACGGAGAGTTACAGAAGGTGCTTCCTGTTATCAACACAGAGGGTTCTGACTCAGCAATGTTAGATAATACATTAGAGTTCTTAGTGATGAGTGGAATGGATTTACCGCTTGCTGTTATGATTATGATTCCGGAACCATGGGCAAACAACAACACAATGTCCCAGAAGAAAAAGGATTTCTATCAGTATTATGCAACAATGATGGAGCCTTGGGATGGACCGGCATCTATCCTCTTTTCCGATGGTGACATCATGGGTGCGGTGCTTGACCGTAACGGACTTCGTCCATCCAGATATTACATCACAGATGATGATTATTTAATCCTTTCTTCTGAGGTTGGTGTTCTTGACATTGACCCAACCAAGATTAAGGTAAAAGAGAGACTTCGTCCCGGTAAAATGCTTCTTGTTGATACCGTGGCCGGACGTGTGATTGATGATGACGAGTTAAAAGAGCGTTATGCAAGCATGCAGCCTTATGGTGAATGGCTTGACCGTAATCTTGTCCGTTTGCAGGATTTAAAGATTCCAAACCAGAGAGTGGAAGAATATTCCAAAGAAGAGCGCCAGAGAATGCAAAAAGCATTTGGATACACTTACGAATCCTTAAAAGACCAGATTCTTCCGATGGCATTAAACGGGGTGGAAGGAACTTCTGCAATGGGTATCGATACGCCGCTTGCAGCACTTTGCAACGACCATCAGCCATTGTTTAACTACTTCAAACAGTTGTTCGCACAGGTAACAAACCCGCCAATCGATTCCATCCGTGAAAAAGTTGTAACATCTACCACAACTTATATTGGTGAGGACGGAAACCTCTTAGAGGAATGTGCAGAGAACTGTCAGGTATTGCAGGTGAAAAATCCAATTTTGACCAACACAGACCTGATGAAGATTAAAAATATGAAAAAAGAAGGATTTAACGTTGTTGTCCTTCCAATTATCTACTATAAAAATACAAGCCTTGAAAAAGCACTCGATCGTCTGTTTATTGAAGCAGACCGTGCATACAGAGAGGGCGCAAACATCTTAATCCTTTCCGATAGAGGTGTGGATGAAAACCATGTTGCAATTCCATCTTTATTAGCAGTATCTGGATTGCAGCAGTACCTGGTTAAGACAAAGAAGAGAACAGCACTTGCAATCATTCTGGAATCCGGTGAACCAAGAGAGGTACATCATTTTGCAACCCTGATTGGATATGGTGCCTGTGCCATCAACCCATATTTGGCA
This genomic window from Roseburia sp. 831b contains:
- a CDS encoding CPBP family intramembrane glutamic endopeptidase; translated protein: MKQIKGYRLWQIIYPVGIYYVVSSVVFLFAGMLFGNANETYMLRQTLCALVTIPFLYFSFYRKDRQLEKIVMDGKEKDTATDVVKYIIYAVIGTGTLGIACNNLIAMTPLMQVSSGYQETNQAFFGGGMVFEIIGSGLLIPIAEEMLFRGIVFKRLRIWAGERIAIAGSALFFALIHVNLVQFLYAGILGIFLALLLEKSGKLYIPVLGHITANLIAIARAETGWLSFAYQITPAGIGVTVGCLLVAGCIVWVLTRER
- a CDS encoding Rpn family recombination-promoting nuclease/putative transposase, whose protein sequence is MFCKVLTNNPQLCHELLELIIGKKVGKFLMLDKQKPIEITADGKGIRFDVYSEDDQNVVYDCEMQAADNTNLPKRTRYYQGMVDLNLIERGADYSELKKSYLIFICPFDAFGQGLHKYTFKNYCEELPRLALGDESTKIFLCAEGNTDDVSLEMREFLNWMTSGQKGNINLVKNLEQAVQKARNHEEWRTEYMTLLMRDNKMREEGRSLGREEGREEEIFLSVQEGDYGIRRGAEKLGITEQEFIKRMKAAGYQVTETI